CCGCGATTCTGGGCCGGCGTTACGGTCTGTCGCCCGGCGATCTCGAGCCGGTCGACTTGAACCAAAGGATCTGGTACAACCCGGAGCTGAAAAGCCGGAATTACATGGTCCCGGCCTTGTTCGCGCTGGTCCTGATGATGATCAGCATGATCCTGACTTCCAATTCGATCGTTAAGGAAAAGGAGCACGGAACGATGGAGATGCTGGCGGTCACGCCGCTCCGCTCCTATGAATTGATCCTTGGCAAGATCCTGCCGTTCGCGATCGTTTCTTTCCTCGATATTTTACTGGTCTTCCTGGTCGTGACTCTCTGGTTCGGCATTATGTTGAAAGGGAGCGTTTGGCTTCTCTTTGCTCTGGCGACCTTGTTCATGGCGACCAACCTGGGGCTTGGGGTTTTTATTTCCACCGTTTCCCAGACCCAGCGCCAGGCGATGATGACCATTACTTCCGTCATGGCGCCGCAATTCATTCTGTCCGGGTTCGTTTTCCCGATCGCTAATATGCCGCCGGTCGTCCAGGCGATAACTTATCTGGTTCCGTTAAGATATTTTCTGGAGATCGTTCGCGGGTTATTTCTGAAAGGAGTCGGCTTTTCATATTTGTGGAATGATGTTTGGCCGCTCTTTGTCTTTGCCGTGGTCATTCTCGGCTTAAGCATCGTCCGCTTCAAAAAAAAGATAGAATAATTGCATTTAACGGTCAATATTGTAAAATAATGATATTATGAGAAAGACAATCGGATCTTCTTTCGTTCTTGTCCTGGTTCTTGTCCTGGCGGCGCAGGGCTTGACCCTGAAAGAGAGCCTCGACCTGGCGAACAGGAACAATCCAACGGTTATCGCCGCCCAAAAGAAACAAGCGGCGGCCGGCGCTAAGCTCGGCCAGGCGACCGGCGCTTTTTTGCCGACCATTAAATTAGACGCCAATTACAGTAAATCATATACCCAGCCGTCGCTTATCCAGTTCACCGTCCCAACCTCAACGGGTTCGGTAACGCAGTCGTTCACTTCCGGCACCGATTCGACCGTTACTTCGAACAGCTGGACCGCTTCGCTTAACCAGCCGCTTTTTGTCGCCGCTCTCTGGCCGGGTTTGAGTTTGGCCCGGAAAGGGGTTGAGTTGGCCGATGAGGAATTGAAAAAAGTCCAGCTGGAGTCGGCGTTCAACGTCACGCAATCCTATTTCGGTGTTTTGAAAGCCGAAAAGTTCGTAAAACTTTCGCAGGAGTCAAAAGAGATGGCGCAGTCCCATCTTAATCAGGTCAAGGCGATGTTTTCGGCCGGGGTCGCCACCCGGGCCGATCTGCTGCGGGGCGAGGTCCAACTCGCTAATACCGACGTCAGCCTGACTAAAGCAAAAAACGGCCTGGAACTGGCCAAAGACGCTTTCAACAACGCTCTTGGCCGCGATTTGGAGCAGACTGTCGCGCTGGAAGACGGGTCATTGTCGGGCGCGATCGCTGCGCTTCCTGAATACCAGGACCTTTTTAAGCTGGCGCTGGCTAACCGGCCGGAGTGGCGCCAGTTCCAGTTGAACAAAAAGATCGTGGAAGAAACTTTGCGGATCTCGCAAGTTGAATACTACCCGACCATTTTTCTGGTCGGCCAGATCGGTAACCGGGGGATGGAATACCCGGGTTATAATTCTTCGGTCAATTCCTGGTCGGTTGCCGGGGTCGGTTCCTGGGCCCTTTTTGACGGTTTCGGCCGGGAGAACCGGATCAAGGAAAACGGCGCCAATCTCGAGGTCCAGACCGCCAATGAAGATCAGTTCAGGAGCGGGCTCGCCCTGGAAGTCCGCGATATTTATTTGACCATTAAGAGCGCCCTGGAAATTATCAATTCGGCCGAAAAGGCGGTCACTTCCGCGGCGGAAAGCTACAAAGTTTCGGCCTCCCGCTATAATTCCGGGGTCGGGACGAATATCGAAGTTCTCGACGCTCAAGTTGCCCTGACCCAGGCGAAGATCAATCATCTTCAATCCTTATTCGACCTGGAGATCGCGAAAGCTAAACTAAATAAAATAGTCGGAAGAGAGGTTGTGCTATGAAAAAAAACCGCCGTTGGTTATGGTTGATCCTGATCGTGATCGTCGTTTTGATCGGCTGGCGAGTCGCCGCTAACTGGCTGAACCGCGATGTTGTTTCCGTCAAGGCCGCGCCGGTCGCCCTGACTTCGATCGAAGAGATCATCGCGGCCAGCGGAACGGTTGACGCGCCGATCTATGAGCTGGGAACAAAAATCGGGGGGAAGCTCTCAAACTTAAAGGTTAAAGAGGGGGATCGCGTGAACAAAGGCCAGTTGTTGGCCGAATTCGACAGTTACGAGCAGGCCCGGAACGATTTTGAGCGGACCCGCCAGCTTTACAAAGACGGGGCGGCCAGCAAACAGGCTTACGATGCCGCCAAAACAATGTTCGACGCTTCGCGGATCGTCGCGCCGAACAAGGGGGTCGTGGCCAAGATCGATTATCGGGAGGGGGAAACGGTCGTTCCGGGACAGCCGGCGATTGTCGTCGTCAATTACGATAATTCCTGGGTTGAGGCCCAGATTGACGAGATCGATATCGCCAACGTTAAGATCGGCGATCAGGTCAAGATCTTTTCCGATGTCTACGCCGCCAGAAATTTTCTGGGGGAGATCTACTGGATCGC
This window of the Candidatus Margulisiibacteriota bacterium genome carries:
- a CDS encoding ABC transporter permease → MFDGRLFHFIKKEFIQLLRDPRMLFVAVMSPLVQLTVFGYIASLDIKHISTAVFDEDRSVYSRQYLDSYKNSGYFDLNYYVDDQRTMVSLLDDGRVKLALRVPPGFGRKVVRGETAAVQAVLDGSNSSTAAVIQGYIGQINFNNVAAILGRRYGLSPGDLEPVDLNQRIWYNPELKSRNYMVPALFALVLMMISMILTSNSIVKEKEHGTMEMLAVTPLRSYELILGKILPFAIVSFLDILLVFLVVTLWFGIMLKGSVWLLFALATLFMATNLGLGVFISTVSQTQRQAMMTITSVMAPQFILSGFVFPIANMPPVVQAITYLVPLRYFLEIVRGLFLKGVGFSYLWNDVWPLFVFAVVILGLSIVRFKKKIE
- a CDS encoding TolC family protein, with the translated sequence MRKTIGSSFVLVLVLVLAAQGLTLKESLDLANRNNPTVIAAQKKQAAAGAKLGQATGAFLPTIKLDANYSKSYTQPSLIQFTVPTSTGSVTQSFTSGTDSTVTSNSWTASLNQPLFVAALWPGLSLARKGVELADEELKKVQLESAFNVTQSYFGVLKAEKFVKLSQESKEMAQSHLNQVKAMFSAGVATRADLLRGEVQLANTDVSLTKAKNGLELAKDAFNNALGRDLEQTVALEDGSLSGAIAALPEYQDLFKLALANRPEWRQFQLNKKIVEETLRISQVEYYPTIFLVGQIGNRGMEYPGYNSSVNSWSVAGVGSWALFDGFGRENRIKENGANLEVQTANEDQFRSGLALEVRDIYLTIKSALEIINSAEKAVTSAAESYKVSASRYNSGVGTNIEVLDAQVALTQAKINHLQSLFDLEIAKAKLNKIVGREVVL
- a CDS encoding efflux RND transporter periplasmic adaptor subunit; translated protein: MKKNRRWLWLILIVIVVLIGWRVAANWLNRDVVSVKAAPVALTSIEEIIAASGTVDAPIYELGTKIGGKLSNLKVKEGDRVNKGQLLAEFDSYEQARNDFERTRQLYKDGAASKQAYDAAKTMFDASRIVAPNKGVVAKIDYREGETVVPGQPAIVVVNYDNSWVEAQIDEIDIANVKIGDQVKIFSDVYAARNFLGEIYWIAPLAELRRVGGRIKMDEESYVFPCKIKFLNGHEELKANMTVNVEIVTRAKSSAVVVPREALLSRDDAQYVFTVKNNRTYENKIVIGLRSYTSVEAISGVLAGDKVAITNVAKLKNKGRVKIEQ